In Prunus dulcis chromosome 1, ALMONDv2, whole genome shotgun sequence, the following are encoded in one genomic region:
- the LOC117619683 gene encoding secreted RxLR effector protein 161-like, translating to MEVKLQSEAADESLFRKIVGGLLYLTATRPDIMFSACLLARFMHNPSKMHYGAAKRVLRYIQGTIDYGIEYVTGKSALLVCYCDSDWSGSEEDMKSTSGYAFSFGSGAFSWASVKQHSVALSTAEAEYVSAAEATSQAIWLRFVLEDFGEEQTTATTVFCDNTSAIAMAKNPVFH from the coding sequence ATGGAAGTGAAGCTGCAGAGTGAAGCTGCAGATGAAAGTTTGTTCAGAAAAATTGTAGGCGGCCTGTTGTATCTCACTGCAACCAGGCCAGATATAATGTTCTCTGCCTGCCTGCTTGCAAGATTCATGCACAACCCTTCTAAGATGCACTATGGGGCAGCTAAAAGGGTTCTAAGGTACATACAAGGCACGATTGATTATGGAATTGAGTATGTGACTGGAAAATCTGCACTCTTAGTATGTTACTGTGACAGTGACTGGAGTGGATCTGAGGAAGATATGAAAAGCACTTCTGGATATGCGTTTTCATTTGGAAGTGGTGCTTTTTCGTGGGCATCAGTCAAACAACACAGTGTGGCTCTTTCTACTGCAGAGGCAGAGTATGTGAGTGCAGCAGAAGCTACATCACAAGCGATTTGGCTCAGGTTTgttcttgaagattttgggGAAGAACAGACCACTGCAACAACTGTGTTTTGTGACAACACTTCAGCCATAGCAATGGCTAAAAACCCAGTTTTTCATTAA
- the LOC117619694 gene encoding probable leucine-rich repeat receptor-like protein kinase At1g35710, producing the protein MNKLFDVIPPQISYLSKLVYLDLPCNELFGRILPEIGGLRNLTILYLFANKLSGKIPKERGNLKSLVDLKLSVDSLTSSIPPSFGSLKKLTTLCLSKNALSGSIPQEMGNLKSLVELYLYENQLNGSILTSLGNLTTLTHLLLYTNKFSGTIPDDIGKMEFLVHLFLSNNNFTGCIPKNFGNLEKLQTLYLYKNQLSSSIPEELGNLKSLVGLDLSYNNLTGGIPPKFGNLKRLQLLYLHNNQLSGSISKEIGNLKSIVDLGLSENQLNGSIPASFGTLTNLEILHLRDNKLSDPIPKEIENLKKLTKLHLDTNQFSGHLPQHICQGGQLTNFSVHNNNLTGPIPRSLKTCTSLFRVHLEGNQLTGNVSEVFGVYPNLDFIDVSHNNLYGEISLNWGQCPQLKTLLMAGNKLTGSIPPEIGNANKIHVLDLSSNRLVGAVLKEFGRLTSLVKLMLNGNQLSGRIPFEFGSLTDLEYLDMSKNSFNESIPSVLGGLVELNYLNLSNNKFSQAIPFQLGKLVQLSQLDISHNSLEGQMPSKISNMGSLETLNLSHNNLSGFIPTSFEGMHGLSFVDIFYNDLEGPLPNNTAFRDAAPEDIQGNKGFSKKDQKRILVITFSLLAALLLLSSFFTVVFVLDKRKKLQHSDPERNNMHEAISFLILNFDGRAMYEEIKKATQDFDSMYCIGKGGHGSVYRANLSFANVVVAVKKLHLQQDGEKNVEKEFLNEVRTLTEIQHQNIVKLYGYCAHKRHSLLVYEYLERGSLAAMLSKNEEAKELGWSKRVNIVKGVAHALSYMHHDCLPPIVHGDISSNNILLDFEFEASVADFGAAKFLSTNSTHWTSLAGTYGYVAPELAYTMEVNEKCDVYSFRVVTLEIVVGRHPGDLISSLSTGSSSSSSSLSSSSSALLANQMLVVDVLDQCISPPTHQMAGEAVALVKIAFACLNASPQSRPTMKQVSQLLSSTQTQRLHLPKPLPMITCGELLAFNPLTT; encoded by the exons ATGAATAAACTCTTTGATGTCATCCCACCTCAAATCAGTTACCTCTCTAAACTCGTTTATCTTGATCTACCTTGTAATGAGTTGTTTGGAAGAATTCTGCCAGAAATCGGTGGCCTAAGAAATCTTACCATCCTCTATCTCTTTGCAAATAAACTTTCTGGCAAAATTCCTAAAGAGAGAGGGAACTTAAAATCTCTTGTAGATCTAAAGTTGTCCGTCGATAGTTTAACAAGTTCCATCCCTCCAAGTTTTGGAAGCTTAAAAAAGCTAACAACCTTGTGCTTGTCCAAAAATGCACTTTCTGGTTCTATTCCTCAAGAGATGGGGAACCTGAAATCTCTCGTGGAGCTTTATTTGTATGAGAATCAGCTCAATGGTTCGATCCTGACATCACTAGGTAACTTGACAACCCTTACCCATCTATTGCTTTACACAAATAAATTTTCTGGCACTATTCCTGATGATATAGGGAAAATGGAATTTCTTGTGCATCTCTTCTTATCCAACAACAACTTCACTGGTTGTATCCCTAAAAACTTTGGAAACTTAGAAAAGCTACAGACGTTGTACTTGTACAAAAATCAACTCTCCAGTTCAATTCCAGAAGAATTAGGGAATCTGAAATCTCTTGTAGGTTTAGATTTGTCTTACAACAATTTAACAGGTGGCATCCCTCCAAAATTTGGAAACTTAAAAAGGTTACAGTTGTTGTACTTGCATAACAATCAACTCTCTGGTTCGATTTCAAAAGAGATAGGTAACTTAAAATCTATTGTGGATCTAGGGTTGAGCGAGAATCAACTCAATGGTTCAATTCCTGCTTCATTTGGTACCCTGACCAATTTGGAAATCTTACATCTACGGGATAACAAACTTTCCGACCCTATCCCCAAAGAGATAGAGAATCTTAAGAAGTTGACTAAACTGCACTTGGATACTAACCAATTTTCTGGTCATTTGCCCCAACATATTTGCCAAGGTGGACAACTCACAAACTTTTCAGTACACAACAACAATTTGACTGGTCCAATCCCCAGAAGCTTGAAAACCTGCACATCCTTATTCAGAGTCCATCTTGAAGGGAACCAATTGACAGGCAATGTATCTGAAGTTTTTGGCGTTTATCCGAATCTTGATTTTATAGATGTAAGCCACAATAACTTGTATGGTGAAATCTCACTCAACTGGGGACAATGCCCACAGTTAAAAACCCTACTAATGGCAGGAAACAAGCTTACCGGTAGCATACCACCTGAGATAGGCAATGCAAACAAAATTCATGTGCTCGACCTTTCTTCAAATCGTTTAGTTGGGGCGGTTCTGAAGGAATTCGGGAGACTGACTTCTTTGGTGAAGCTGATGTTGAATGGAAATCAACTTTCGGGTCGTATACCTTTCGAATTTGGATCATTGACTGATCTTGAATATCTTGACATGTCAAAAAACAGTTTCAATGAGTCTATTCCGAGCGTTCTAGGTGGTTTGGTTGAATTAAACTACTTGAATTTGAGCAACAACAAGTTCAGTCAAGCTATTCCATTTCAGTTAGGGAAGTTAGTTCAACTGTCCCAACTAGATATAAGTCATAACTCTCTTGAAGGACAGATGCCATCAAAAATTAGCAATATGGGGAGTTTGGAGACGCTTAATCTTTCCCACAACAATCTTTCTGGTTTCATTCCCACAAGTTTTGAAGGCATGCATGGCTTGTCCTTTGTGGACATCTTCTACAATGACTTAGAAGGCCCCCTTCCCAACAACACCGCATTTCGAGATGCAGCACCGGAAGATATACAAGGGAACAAAGGATT CTCAAAAAAGGACCAGAAAAGGATATTGGTAATCACATTCTCTCTTCTAGCTGCGCTTTTACTTCTGTCTTCTTTCTTTACAGTTGTCTTTGTATtagataaaagaaagaagcttcAGCATTCAGATCCAGAACGAAATAACATGCATGAAGCAATTTCCTTTTTGATATTAAACTTTGACGGAAGAGCGATGTATGAGGAAATCAAAAAGGCAACACAAGATTTCGATTCGATGTATTGCATTGGAAAGGGAGGACATGGAAGCGTCTACAGAGCGAATTTGTCATTTGCCAACGTAGTAGTGGCCGTGAAGAAACTCCATCTGCAGCAGGACGGCGAGAAGAATGTTGAGAAGGAATTCCTAAATGAAGTAAGAACACTGACTGAGATACAACACCAAAATATTGTCAAGCTCTACGGTTACTGCGCACATAAACGACATTCGTTGTTGGTGTATGAGTATCTTGAAAGAGGTAGCTTGGCCGCAATGTTGAGCAAAAATGAAGAAGCTAAAGAGTTGGGGTGGAGTAAAAGAGTGAATATTGTTAAAGGTGTAGCTCATGCCTTGTCTTACATGCACCACGATTGCTTGCCTCCAATTGTACATGGGGACATATCAAGCAACAACATTTTGctggattttgaatttgaggCCTCTGTTGCAGATTTCGGCGCTGCCAAGTTTTTGAGCACAAACTCAACTCATTGGACTTCCCTTGCAGGCACATATGGATATGTAGCACCAG AGCTGGCGTATACAATGGAAGTGAATGAAAAATGCGATGTTTATAGCTTTAGGGTGGTCACATTGGAAATAGTTGTGGGTAGGCATCCAGGAGATCTTATTTCATCTCTATCAACgggctcctcctcctcatcctcctcGTTGTCGTCATCATCATCTGCATTACTAGCCAATCAAATGCTGGTTGTGGATGTTTTGGACCAATGCATTTCGCCGCCGACACATCAAATGGCAGGGGAAGCGGTCGCTCTTGTGAAGATAGCATTTGCATGCTTGAATGCAAGTCCACAATCTCGTCCAACGATGAAGCAAGTTTCTCAACTCCTCTCATCAACTCAGACACAGAGGCTGCATTTGCCAAAGCCATTACCTATGATTACATGCGGTGAATTGCTTGCTTTCAATCCTTTGACTACCTGA
- the LOC117614195 gene encoding uncharacterized protein LOC117614195 translates to MNKRLISLSFSLRSSVRLHRPPLYHSISILFYSSSKPKRSKFNFVSKDGRSKSTPKVAVAEYLINQHQFSPETALKASSSIAFLKNTAETDSVLSFLKERGFSKTQLEEVVKRIPRILRANLDTTIKPKIKIFQDSGFSDSDIADVISSYPWILWNSADNRLGPAILALKNILGSNAGVLKVLKLCGWYLKYDLKKTMIPNIEILKSLGISSSQIVKYICQFPRFYLHTQESIMDFVRRVDEMGFDRKSKMFLSAIRTISSMSLETWEMKVKLFQSLGFSEKGVLVAFRRAPQVFCISEKKIKEATEMLLSSGKADIAFIASHPELLICSVEHRLKPRLQVMENLEKKNLLRKIPSLTTICRYTDQKFAERFVIPYANELEV, encoded by the coding sequence ATGAACAAAAGGCTAATCtcactctcattctctctGAGAAGCTCGGTCCGGCTTCACAGGCCTCCTCTCTACCACTCAATCTCTATCTTGTTTTACTCTTCCTCCAAACCCAAAAGGTCAAAGTTTAACTTCGTCTCCAAAGACGGAAGGTCAAAATCAACGCCCAAAGTAGCAGTAGCTGAATATTTAATCAACCAGCACCAGTTTTCCCCAGAAACTGCTTTGAAAGCCTCATCATCCATCGCTTTTCTTAAAAATACCGCAGAGACGGATTCGGTGCTTTCATTCCTAAAAGAACGCGGGTTCTCCAAAACCCAGCTAGAGGAAGTGGTTAAAAGGATCCCGAGGATCCTTCGTGCCAATCTTGACACGACCATCAAACCCAAGATCAAGATTTTCCAAGACTCTGGCTTTTCAGACTCCGACATTGCGGATGTTATATCCTCTTACCCCTGGATTTTATGGAATAGTGCTGATAATCGGCTTGGTCCTGCTATTTTGGCATTGAAGAACATTCTGGGCTCCAATGCTGGTGTGCTTAAGGTTTTAAAGTTATGTGGTTGGTATCTCAAATATGACTTGAAGAAGACAATGATTCCCAATATTGAGATTTTGAAGAGTTTGGGTATAAGTTCGTCGCAGATTGTCAAATACATTTGTCAGTTTCCCAGATTTTATCTGCATACGCAGGAGAGCATTATGGATTTTGTTAGAAGGGTTGATGAAATGGGTTTCGATAGGAAGTCCAAGATGTTCCTATCAGCAATTCGGACCATTAGTTCGATGAGTTTGGAGACCTGGGAAATGAAGGTGAAGCTTTTCCAGAGTTTGGGGTTTTCAGAAAAGGGTGTCTTGGTGGCGTTTAGGAGGGCTCCCCAGGTGTTTTGTATATCTGAGAAGAAGATTAAGGAGGCAACAGAGATGCTGCTCAGCTCTGGCAAGGCTGATATCGCATTTATAGCTAGTCACCCAGAGTTGCTTATTTGTAGCGTTGAGCACAGGCTGAAACCACGACTACAAGTTATGGAGAacctagaaaagaaaaatctactTAGGAAAATACCTAGTTTGACCACAATCTGCAGGTACACTGATCAGAAGTTTGCTGAAAGATTTGTTATTCCTTATGCAAATGAACTTGAGGTCTAA